The sequence attataacattaaatttatagatataatataataaattttttagtatttaatattaatttattatatcttaaatataataataaatctattatttttaaatgttcttTATTAATGCAAAAacataaaactattttaataatattttttaattaattttaatattatataaattaatactattaatataaatgatattactatttttaaaattagtattttttatatataattaaaaatatttatttattaataaatataatatttaaaaatattattttctataactagaattattatctaattagaaaactaatttattagttaatatatattaaaatataattaatatgtttatttttagaataatttttatctaattataaaagtaatcattatctaattaggaaactaattattattaacatgttatttcttaagattagaaTCAGTGTTGAATTaggaatattaattaataaattaataaaaaactataaaattacacataaacttgaattttatgtgtcaaaataagtacacatgtcaaaataaaaatcctatatgtcaaaaattaaacatatatatcaagaaaaatttaggtttcataaatttatatatgtatatatattaggcCTAACAatctaaaaaatcaaaatttttgtGCTAGTTTGCTATTggctaattattttaaaattattaatttagccatAATTTGGTCAATTGAGTACAATTTGAATCAAATTGAGTTGCTGGTCAAAGTGAAGTAATGTGAATGGTAATGTTGatgcaatttaaaaaataagaattcgAAATTAAGTAACGTATATGAATAATATGGTATTAAAACCTATCAATTTGGATCTCTTGTTTCCTGATTGACATTCATGTTACTGTTTGGGttgcttaattttaataaataattcaattagattaaaattgcattcaattcataaaattaactacttttagaaatttgaccaaaatgtaaaatttcataaaactTTTGATTGTTTAAGCTATTAGACCTAAAACTTTATAAAACTCTTATTTCTCAAAAATTCTTAAACTTCATGCACAGCAAATGAatcttctcaaaaaaaaaaaaaaaaagagtgcACAACATATGAAGCATGAAATTAGCAAGGATATGATGTGCTATGATAATTATATGATGCATTTGcatatttgataaaagaaaataagctaTTAAAGATGTCATAAATCACCTAACTTtcaattcatttatatttttattcttttatttaaataattaattatttaatttgtttaataaaatgttattattgaattttattctaaaaaattatttatttaatttctaaaattaaaaaaaaaataatgatttttaaaGCCAGCTTGAATTACACAATTTGAGAAACAtctttagaaataaaagaagaaattcacAAATTTTGATTGATAAAATGACACATTATGATAGATAAGTAGGTACCATTCCCATGcatgtataataaataacacacaataataatgattaaaaagacaaaacaataaaaataataataataactactTCTTTTATCTGAAAACTTGTAGTAATCAGATCCGACGGTGGAGATGGAACAGCAGAAAAGTTGGAAATTGACAATGTCAAAACAGCAAATTACAGGGCCAATAACAGAATAcactttaaaagaaaaaattcagTTCCTGAGAAAAGCGAAATGAAAGCAATTTTGCTCGCCTTTCTTCAAGCTCAAATCCGTTCAAAACTGTGAACTCTTTTTAATTACCTAAGAGATAGAAATTCTGGATCTCATAGCTTCCACGTGTTTTATCACTTTCTTTGATCTCTTCTGCATTGAATTTGAGGAGGAGGAGGTACTTACCTGAAAACATCATCCAATTATTACTCTTGTATGTTCTGATTTTAATTCCTTTAGGCTTCTGTTTGTTCTGATTGAATTTATAGTttgtttttgtgttttgtAGTGAAAAGTAAAACTGGGATTTGAATATAAGAATGATGGAGAGAGCAGAGTCAGGACAGAAGCTATATACAAGAATGCGATTATGGGAATTTCCTGATCAGTATTTAATTGAGCCTACTGATGGATCTTCTGCTTCTCCTTTGTCTATTAATCGTGCAGATGGTTCTTTGACTCTTCTTGGTTTgtgtttcttttatatatccTTCTTTCTATGTCATATGCTTAGAGTTTGGTTTCTAAGGTTTTTGGTAACTGTtgtttgttaaaattaaaaacagatGGAGTACCAGAATGCAGCTCTGTTCGTGTTCCTAAAATCAGGACTATTTTTGGTGTCGTTGGGATGCTTAAGCTAGTTGCAggtaatcataataataatgctacATCTTGTTTTATATCTCTAAAAGCTAAAGATTGTTGCTTTCATTTCTTGATTGGATCAAGATCAAATATTCTTAACattcaaatttagttttttttttttttttttaattctttttttaattgctcaaaatgttgattattttttcatatcattttaaattcttatgcTTTAGGTTCGTACTTAATCGTTATATCAGAACGAGAGTGTGTTGGATCATACTTGGGACATCCTATCTTCAAAGTTACATCTTTGAAGATTTTACCTTGTGATCGTTCTCTTAAAAATTCACCTGCAGAACAGGTAAATATTCTACTTCTTTTATATGTGTTGCTTTCTGCTCATGTAATGTGAGTATATAATAATTCGAAGTCTATAACTTTTTCTATGTACCTACTTTGGCAGAAAAAGGCGGAGACTGAATTTTCTGGGCTGCTTAATGTTGCAGAGCGGACTTCTGgtctttatttctcatatGATGCTAATCTAACACTGAGGTAAGCAATTAaatcttttctccttttaaaTCATGGGTCAATATGCTAACTCTGAAGTTGCCAAATTGTACCTTGGTTTATGTACTACACATTATGGCTGTGTTGCATATATGTTACTTgtccaaaaaaagaaaaagaaaaaaccggTGTTGGATATGTAGAATAGTTATCCAAAAAGAGCAATAAAATTacagaaaaagaatttgatagTTTTATGGTTGAAATATAAGTGAGAATTATGGTTCTGATCTCAATACTAGTTCAAGTTAGCCTGCTTTATGATAACGTTAGCAGAGTAAAAAgccttttaatatattttttaatttataatttaccttgtaagtttttaaaattcttatgaTATTTTCAACTTTGGAACATATATTAactcatatttctttttcagtcaTGAATGTTACTACTATGTACAGAAAGAGTTTGATAGTAAACATTATAAAATCTCCTAGATCTTTCTTTGCTGTGGAGAAAAAATAGATTCTCTATTTTATACTACATATTCTATTTTAACACCAAGACATGGAGCAGTTtctaggaatagaaaataatatttctttgtaATAAAGTTGAGTCTTCAAATAAAAGCTAGGATTTCCATCAGGCTCCTTTTATTATGCCAAGGTTAACGCATAACTTAGTGATGGTTCAACTTTGTGAAAAGTCTTCATCTGAATCCAGGCTGTTATTAGCCATGTAACATTTAAGATTCAACCattattacttaattaagtaaaaataatgtaCCTATTAATGTATTTATATCTGCACTGAtggtaaaattataatttatgtatCTTCTTTTACGGTGCAGTGCACAGCGGTTGCATGATTTAGGTGACGAATCTAAATTACTTCCTCTTTGGAGACAGGTAAACCTTGACGTTTTATATCTtatctctcttctttctctttctgttCCTTTTTGTGACTTCTGTTTTGTTCAATCTTTACCATGAAAGGTGATATATCCTAAAATGGAGATACCTCATTGTTTCCCCTTTCCCGTCTACTTgctcatttttcatttttggaaATCAAACAATAGCCTCTATTGTCATGAGTTATCGACATATCTTGTGATTGAATTTCCAATGAATTAGATATTCTGCTTATGTTGTCAAATATTTGTGCAGGCAGAACCCAGGTTTCTCTGGAACAATTATATGTTGGAACTGCTAATAGATAACAAGGTTGAGTTGTAGCCTTGGGTTTTGTTTTTCTGGCTGTCATTATCTTGTGATGTTGAAAATTTGTAGCATTAGGAGTTCTGATCATATGTACGGTCTCTTATCTGCAGCTCGATCCATACCTACTTCCCGTTGTCCAAGGGAGTATCCTTGTCAAAATCTATGTCTGATGTGAAAATAAGATTACTTTAGCTACCACATGGCCAATATATCGTCTATTTCATTTAAGTTAAACTTAACTAATGATCAGgctttcataactttcaagCAGCCATTGGTAAAGAAATAATTGATGTTACTCTGATTGCTAGGAGATGCACGAGGAGAACTGGTAATTCGAGGACCTTTTCCTACCTGCTCAAGTTTTTAGTTATAATCTGAATCTGAATCTTGATCTGTTCAATGTGAATACGTTTTCCCTTTTCTGAACTAGTGGTTTCAGTATTATATATGCTGAAGGAGGGATTAAATGTACCAGCTAGGAGTAATGGTCCAATTCTAAAATGCATTTAAGAGTTATTATGAAGCCATGATGACATTGATCAGGGTTCTCATTTTAAAGGAAAGACTACAAGTACAATGGCAGAATATAATTgagaatattgaaaaattaacttgtttgaggTAGTTGTTTGTCTTCCTTCTCTCTAAAATGGATAGTGAGTTTTAGCCTAAAATGTTAAatcaatattcttttttctttaagtaCGCTTATTAGTTTCTCTGATCGTGACGTGCTGAACAAAACATGATTGGAATCAAAACTATTCTTCATAGTGCATAAGTTGTTAGAATATCTAGTTGTATCATTCTTGCCAGTAGCATAATCAAATGTCAATATGTTTATCAAGTTGTTATGCAATCATTTCCATGAGAATTTGTATCTCTTGCAAGGTACTCGCATGTGGCGAAGAGGAGCTGATCCTGATGGGTATGTTGCCAATTTTGTGGAAACTGAACAAATTGTACAGATGAATGGATATACGTCATCTTTTGTTCAGGTATTGCTGTTTTATTTTAGTTGCCTAGTTTGGAAGAATACAAGCATTAATCAAGGGTCCTAAATACTAAAAGGAAAGAACTACCAAGCCTATATATTCTGAAATCTGGATGCTATCAGTATATTGAATAAGGTGCATGGCTGGCATTCAGGTTACATGATGTATTGTTCGTTTATGGTATCAGTTGTATATGCTTTAGAAGCTTAAGTTGGCATTTTGATGTaaccataattattttacattcGTCTAAtgtatttcttcttttaatgaCCTTTTTAAGGTCCGAGGATCAATTCCGTTTCTTTGGGAGCAGATCGTTGATTTAACATATAAGCCTAAGTTTGAGATTGTCAGACCTGAGGATGCTGTAAGTGTTATTAATTCCTGAATTACCTCAttagattatataaatttgtgAGCTTTGTTCTCTAAAGTAACTGCTGAAAATATAGTTTTCGCTCTTTGTATCTCTAAAGTGACTGCTGGAATTTTACATGTTATCCAGCCTCGAGTAGCAGAGCGGCATTTTCtggatttgagaaaaaaatatggaaCTGTGTTAGCCGTTGACCTTGTCAATAAGGTGCATATActtctttttatcttcttatgCATTGAGAATTATGATACCTGGTGGACAAGACAATCCTACAGCTTTGTCGTTCCTATAGACCTGATGCTTTTTTACCCAATTGTTGGGTGAATTTCACTTATTGGATATCATTAAAGAGGATAAACAGGAATTTTATACACCTGTGAGGTGCATTCCataaacatattattttttatgtatgagatctttcattatatatatttggctGTGCATGAGGTGCATTTATGTATTTGGACGGCTTTGTTGAGCCATTTGTTGTTGACCATTTTTGCTCTTATCAGCATGGAGGTGAGGGACGCTTAAGTGAAAAATTCGCCAGTGCAATGCAGCATATTATTAGTGACGATGTAAGGTAGAGCTTTCTTCCATACAACaatttcactttcttttctattttcagaATACTGTCTCATTTAATGACATAGAGCTACTAAATGTTGTAGatatctacactttgattttCATCGAATCTGTGGGCATATTCACTTTGAGCGCCTTTCAATCCTTTATGACCAAATTGTGGGTTTCCTTGAGAAAAGCGGGTATGTTCTTATTCAGAGATTTGAAAATTGTAAATTTGAACTTTACTTGAATATTTCTTGCATTTTACTTatgaggagagagagagagagagaggttcTCCCTATATGTACTGATAATTTGATCAATAAGGTTAGTTTGGCTTCAATGTtctaataatttctaaatcgCATTATATCTATAGGTTCCTTTTATTGAATGAAAAGGGTGAGAAAATGAAGGAGCAAACTGTTGTTGTAAGGACCAACTGTATTGATTGCTTAGATCGTACAAATGTTACCCAGGTAAGTTAATCCCAATGACAGAGATACTATTCCTTCTGAGTTTGCTTATACTCAAAGCAGATAAGTGACGTATGTTTTGCTAATTAGTAGTTGGATTTTCTTTGGGTTGTAGAATGTTGGGCTGTGTGTTTTCCATGACATTTCTCATGATAGATGCTACCTGTCACATGAATGTCACCATGCACTTAGAGCTTGTAGGCGAGATATAAGATTTTTACAGGGAGggcattttcatttttcttctgtCTGATGTATGTTAGACACCTCTACTGGATTTTTCTGTTAGTGATATCTCTGCTGTCTGTTATACAATCAGAACAGGTTAATTCATGCATTGAAATTAACAAGACCTTCATTTGATTCAAGATTTTTCTTAACCTTTCAACCaataatttccttttatttttttatttccttctaacttctttttttttccttgtgTTGCACCCATGTACATTTGTTCTTTTAATGctcattctttttttccttcctttcttcGTGTTCTTATAACATATTACATATGATATTAGAGCATGATTGGTCGAAGAATGTTAGAGATTCAACTGAGAAGGATTGGTGTTTTTGGCGCAGAAGAAACTATTAGCTCACACCCAAACTTTGACGAAAGCTTTAAAATACGTGAGTACATTCATATCTTCTCTAGTTCTTGCAGCATCTTTATAAGAATCACTATGTTGCAGTGTCATTTTATACTTGCATACTACTGTTACATTTGTTCTCTAAGATTCAAGTTTTGAACTTTGCTTTCTACTGTTTCTCGGTCTTCAGTGTGGGCTAATCACGGGGATGACATAAGCATTCAGTATTCTGGTACTCCTGCTTTAAAAGGAGATTATGTAAGGTACATTTCTGGAGATCCAATTAAACATTTCATATGCAAAATGCCAATGCATCCTTACAATACTGAAAACAAATAGCACAAAGCTTTTTACAGTTTTCCTGAAACAGCAGTTATAGTTGCATGTTGATCTCATCAATGGacttcatttatataattgatgCGAGTTAGGACACAAATGCAAGTTGGCCAGAGATAGTTGGCCAGGGATGGTTCAAATAGTTTGCTCTTCTGAAATTGTGACTGTACTCATTAATTCCACTTTCCCTATTAACCTTATCATGGAATGATGTAAAACAGTTTGGGAAATCTTCCTAGCAATGTTTTTATGGTGCTAAATATTGAAGAATATAGAAGCTTCAGGGCTCAGATTTAGAGAAAGGGAATTCTGAATTAGGAGGTTGAACTGGgtttaattagaataagaCAAGGAAGAATGTGGTGGTTGGTTGAAGCTGTGAGCAGTAATTCTTGGTGCTGTAGCAGCACAGGAGAAGTTctgtgaaagaaaaaaggaagagaaggTGGAAAGACAGAAAGAGAGATTTACTGGTCCTTTTTTTTGTTCCTTTTCTCCTCAGCATCATAAGGATGACTTCAATTGATATCAGAACTTTATATTTGCTGCTTATTGCGGACCAATTTTTTTTAGGAGTCGTACTATCCATATAACTGGGAAAATTCAGTGTTAAGTAGGAAGCACCCAAATTTAGTAagtccaaaataaaaataaaaattcttaaatgaTACTAAGCCCCTAAGATCCTAAATAGAAAGCTAgtaacaaatataattttcataaataagaattaaagaataaattctCTGTCTTTCGACTACAGCATTGCATGTCAGAGATTGTGGGTGGGTGATGATAAAGTTGGACACCTCAAAAACATTTCCTTGCGTCTTACATGAATTATAGAGGCAATTAGGTagacttattttatttatgctaTAGAAATTATGTTATAGTTTAAATGCTCGTGTGCATTTGGCGCGAAAACGAAATACAATATCAGTCAGACATGATCCAGATTGTAGTTCAGATTCAAGTCGGTTCCCGAATATATTCAAGATTTTCCATTTTGTTGGTAGCAAGACCTATCAGGTTTTTCAGATTAGTAGATTTGCCTGGCTTTCCATAATTTCTGTAGCAGAATGATCCAGAACAAATGCATAGTATTTTAGTGAATGAGTTGCTTCTATGAATTCTTTGTACTACTGGAACTAGTGTATTAATGATCTTAGCTGCTGAGGGAGTAATACTGGCACCTGAAAGAATCCAGATCAATATTCAGCATTTAGATGATGGATCTCAACAAGTGTTGGAGATCTGGCAGTCCTTTTTAAATGCCATGTCATGGTGACACCACGGATATTCTCCTTTCTCTTATTGCAATTACGCCTAGTTTGATATGTTTGGTACAAAGGATACTTGCATATTTTCAGTCTCTGCATAATTATAATGTCCGTATTTGCTAGCATTGATTATCTCATGCTTTGCTTCCTGCAAACTTTTACTTCTGCTGAATTGCAGATATGGCCAGAGGACAACCCAAGGGATCCTTAAAGATGGCTGGAATGCCCTTGCTCGCTATTATTTGAATAACTTTTCTGATGGCACAAAACAGGTTTGTATGCTTCACCTCATTCACATTGGCAATTGAAACATAATGGagtatgattttatttctttttttatttatttgtgctGCCTGTGTGGGTATGTTAATGAATTAGTTAAAGAAGTTGAGCTTTGGTGCTCATTAGTTGGTAAcacattttttattgaatCTGCAATGATCTTATCTACCAATCGgatgattatttatttattttagaaaatctgacattagatttcttataaatgctcttttcttttcttttgcttcaatatttctttattgcatGTAACCCTTCTTGCATTGAAGTTGCATGGTTTATATGTCAATAGGGGAGAATCACATCTTCCACAAGGATCGTAACATTCTCAATAAATTATTGACtgtattttcatttttgctGTGAAGGATGCAATTGATCTCTTACATGGGCATTACATTGTTTCTGTGAGCCGAGATATGACCCCTCCATCTCAAATAGGTGGAGGGCTTGAGAATATAGCTGTGAGTACAagtcaattaatttaatgtgATATCATTATGTACCTCAAACTATAACCTTTGATTCTATTTGCAGTCTTTTCCACTGGCTTTGTTGGTGATCTTGATTGGATTCTTTTTTGCCATGATGTCACTTCGGCAAGGTGAGTTGACTTGTCGTAATATACATGGAACATAGTACTTCTTAACAGTTTAAAGTATGCATTATACTTGTGATTCATAGAAGAGGACCAGAAGCATCATGGAGCTCTCAATGGGAGGTTGCAATGCTAAGCCAACCTTACtaagtcataaatatacgtatatatttataaaactgGAAACCTTCAATAATCTTTAATAGCTATTGGAGAACGAATAGCTGCATGAGTGGATGAAATATATAGTTAGTTTGAAATTTAGCCTAAAGGATATTAATGACCTTTAGTTATGGGTGATTGAATGTGCCTAAATCTGGATTAAACATTTATAAATGCTGAGTCTAGACGTAGAGTTACTTGCTCTTTCTCTTCTATAAATTTCCCATGTggtaaaataacaaaaaatggATTGAATCATCAAGCAAAGGTAATAAATCTGTGCACTGGATAAAGATGGAGAGCTGATGTTCTCTGAAATTTGTCCTCCATTTCTTTCATTCGTATATGATTTAGTGGGGCTGTAGTTTAGTATAAATAAGCTTTCTCCATTTTCTCATCAATCTTGAACCTCT comes from Ricinus communis isolate WT05 ecotype wild-type chromosome 5, ASM1957865v1, whole genome shotgun sequence and encodes:
- the LOC8268765 gene encoding phosphoinositide phosphatase SAC7, which gives rise to MMERAESGQKLYTRMRLWEFPDQYLIEPTDGSSASPLSINRADGSLTLLDGVPECSSVRVPKIRTIFGVVGMLKLVAGSYLIVISERECVGSYLGHPIFKVTSLKILPCDRSLKNSPAEQKKAETEFSGLLNVAERTSGLYFSYDANLTLSAQRLHDLGDESKLLPLWRQAEPRFLWNNYMLELLIDNKLDPYLLPVVQGSFHNFQAAIGKEIIDVTLIARRCTRRTGTRMWRRGADPDGYVANFVETEQIVQMNGYTSSFVQVRGSIPFLWEQIVDLTYKPKFEIVRPEDAPRVAERHFLDLRKKYGTVLAVDLVNKHGGEGRLSEKFASAMQHIISDDVRYLHFDFHRICGHIHFERLSILYDQIVGFLEKSGFLLLNEKGEKMKEQTVVVRTNCIDCLDRTNVTQSMIGRRMLEIQLRRIGVFGAEETISSHPNFDESFKILWANHGDDISIQYSGTPALKGDYVRYGQRTTQGILKDGWNALARYYLNNFSDGTKQDAIDLLHGHYIVSVSRDMTPPSQIGGGLENIASFPLALLVILIGFFFAMMSLRQVRYDIRHLFFSILWASLTFGIGAFVKANGRVFCNRPRLHKPRR